Genomic segment of Gigantopelta aegis isolate Gae_Host chromosome 10, Gae_host_genome, whole genome shotgun sequence:
ccatatgcctgacgccatataaccgtaaataaaatgtgttgagtgcgtcgttaaataaaacatttctttctttctttcaagtaAAATCCAGTTTACTGTAAACAGGGAATAAACATTATAAGTAAGTGGAATATTCAATCTGAATCACTGAAACACAATATGTTGAACAGGTTGTTTGGATTACTAATAAATACAGGTCAATGATCGAACCTAGTTCCTATTGATACCGCACGTGTCACAATCACACGTTGTTCGGAGAAAAGGTGAGAACTTCTTTCATTTTCATCGCCGAGGAACTATGACTTATGACTCAAGCCGTGAACTGATATATAAGGCTGAAACATATAATACAAAGCCCAGGGTTTTGTATCTATTCTATGCCGAATGGAAATGCACCACTTACAGACATATTTAAACAACATGATTGTGTTTATAGCGTGAAAGATGTCTACCTCCAGACATCAATACAGTCGAGGTCAAGTTGTAAGTTCTTACgccaaataaacaaagaaacaaaacgcATTCACACGCAACAACAAGCAGCAGCCCAACAAaagtaattatttacattaaaataataataataataataataataataataaaaatatcttaaggcagagatgaattttacttgtagaatgcaggaaattgcatttcaggacatctagttttcaaacttttacggGACTGCATACCCCCAAACCCCTAGAAACCCGTAGAAACTTTGCTGTGCGCCATCGCTCTGTCAGTTCCCCCCATGTGTACTTGCTTCCGTCGTgcctttataataataatatctaataataattttataataacttgtTTGTTTCGCTCACAcatgtacgcacacacacatacacacaacatacacacacgcacgtacacgcacgtacacacaacacgcacgtacacacattTATACATACGCAAACACGCAATCTACCCTCCCACCACAaaaatgcacacacatacatacagttaTATGTCATCgttcagaattaatattaataaccaaTTTGGAGTTTCTGAATTCATGCAAGAAATGCCGCTCAAAGGTCGATATAACCTACAATTCTCTCATTGCCATGTGAATGCATCGCAAATATACATAGCATAATTTTTTGCTCTACTGATGCGCACAGGATGCGATCATTTGCAGCCAACAAATTATTCTACCGCTGTTAAATCATCAGTTcggtattattaataaaataaccgACAGTGCTACCTACCACTTCTTTTTACCTATCTACGGAAGATCACTTTTGTTAACAATgccaaaactaaattttattccTTGGTCGGAGCACAACCCTCATTTTGACCCACGTTATCGGCAGCTGTTCCACCTGAAAATGCACCAGGACTACAGAACCTGGCCCCAAGAGGTCGAGGACGGTATAGCCACCGCCACCAGCCTGTACGTCGCCCGAGAAAGACACCGTGGCGACTTGTTCTCACCCCATACAGGCAGCCTGGAGGAGAGCAGCAGCTTCACGAGAAACACCAACTGGGAGCAGCTGCATAAGAGCGGCAAAATACAACATCAATGTTCAACGACATGATCACGGGTCACGTTCAAGGTACGTGTTCAAGTtaaatgaacacacacacacacactcacgcacgcacgcacgcacgcacgcacgcacgcacacacacatacataactaAGAACAACATAACAAGATCTAAGGAAATTAGGgtccaaatttacaaagcctgtttatgtcttacatgcgcATAACTACATAGATTTAAAATGCTTAAATATATGCGTTTAAGATCAATATGGTTCGTAATTTCGGGCCTAGATGcttatatatttggtttatagaacttatatttttccattagtagcaagggatcttttatatgcaccatcccacagacaggatatcacataccacggcctttgatacaccagtcgtacTGCACTGGGTGgcacaagaaatagctcaatgggtccaccgacaggaatcgatccaaATGAGCTATGTCCCACTCTTCAGCAGACACGTGCGATTGTCGTCACTTAGCCTAGTGGCAGCACTCCGACTGTGTATCGCGTGAGGGGCTCACTTTTAGCCTAGAGGCAGCACTCCGACTGTGTATCGCCTGAGGTGCTGACTTTTAGCCTGTTGGCAGCACTCCGACTGTgtatcgcctgaggtgcttacttttAGCCTAGAGGCAGCACCCCGACTGTGTATCGCCTGAGGGGCTCACTTTTAGCCTAGAGGCAGCACCCCGACTGTGTATCGCCGGAGGGGCTCACTTTTAGTCTAGAGGCAGCACTCCGACTGTgtatcgcctgaggtgcttacttttAGCCTAGTGGTAGCACTCCGACTGTGTATCGCGTGAGGTGCTTACTTTTAGCCTAGTGGCAGCACTCCGACTGTGTATCGCCTGAGGTGCTGACTTTTAGCCTGTTGGCAGCACTCCGACTGTGTATCGCGTGAGGGGCTCACTTTTAGCCTAGAGGCAGCACTCCGACCGTGTATCGCCTGAGTacgaattatcaaatatttgacatccaatagccgacgatgaattaatcaatgtgctctagtggtgtcattaaacaaaacaaaaacatctgtTTACAAAGGACGTTCGAGACACCATCAAGACGTTGATGCAACACGGCTGGAACAAGACACTGTGTACGTATCTGATGACTAACCTTCTCACCATTTACTGAGCAAGACACTGTTTACGTCTCTGCTGACTAACCTTCTCACCATTTACTGAGCAAGACACTGTGTACGTCTCTGCTGACTAACCTTCTCGCCATTTACTGAGCAAGACACTGTGTACGTCTTTGATGACTAGCCTTCTCGCCATTTACTGAGCAAGACACTGTGTACGTCTTTGATGACTAGCCTTCTCGCCATTTACTGAGCAAGACACTGTGTACGTCTCTGATGACTAGCCTTCTTGGCATTTACTGAACAAGACACTGTGTACGTCTCTGATGACAAGCTTTCTCGCCNNNNNNNNNNNNNNNNNNNNNNNNNNNNNNNNNNNNNNNNNNNNNNNNNNNNNNNNNNNNNNNNNNNNNNNNNNNNNNNNNNNNNNNNNNNNNNNNNNNNNNNNNNNNNNNNNNNNNNNNNNNNNNNNNNNNNNNNNNNNNNNNNNNNNNNNNNNNNNNNNNNNNNNNNNNNNNNNNNNNNNNNNNNNNNNNNNNNNNNNTAAATATAATGCTGTTTGTGTTCACTGAACACTATAggtacacaccaccattaagtACTCCACGCAGCTCAATCCAATTTCTATGTCCAGAAtaaatattctgtgaaaaatacaaaaaagtcGAGCGGGGTCATGTGAAACTACTGAGTTTTAGGgcgtgctctcaactgacagaCAGTGGTTAAAAAATCCAACAaggtcaacaacaacaatttcaAGTAATGGCCCCTATGGCTCCGACCACGCATCGTAGTtattgctgttatacaagtggcaccatgcCACCTGCAccgttgttatcagttagtgctacatataacaagttacttcaacCCAGGTGGGTTATATAAATATAGCAGAGGTCAGCCTACGGTCGCAtcaaaaaatcttttttttaaaaacatatcagaatgtgtagtatttgtttttaatgaggaactatttcctaaaccggactatattagcTGCTCCGCAGTACGACACCGCCAAATGGTGGTGTGGATGCCTAAAACATTAAACGATACATTGCACGTCGCCAGAGCTTGGACTTAGGATGGACGTGTCTGAACCGTGAAAGGATATATAACAACTACACCACCACTGCGCGTCTCTAATGTGTGATTTACACTAACATATCTCAAGTTTTTCACTCTCTGTGATTAACCCTTAAACCATCTCAAggttctctctctttctgtgatTTAACCCCTGTCCGTCTATATCACCAGTTCTTCTGAATCAGCAATGATGCCATCTCTGACTGGCAACAGGACCTGGTGAAGAATAGTTGTGATCTTTGTAACCATCTTTAGCAAGCATTTGTACAGATCTTAATGATCATTTCTAAACATCTTAGTGATTCATTTGTAACCATCTTAGTGATTCTTATTATCAACCATCTTTGTGATCGTTTATAATCAGCTTAGTGGATCATTTATAACACTCTTTctgattatataaaattatattctaCTTAGCTCTTAAAATTATTCCGCAAATCATTTGTAACCTCTTTCCTGATCATTTTGTACACATCCTGACAATCAGTTTGTATTTATCCTAGTGGTCTTTGTAAATATTCTAGAGattatttgtaaacaaaaatatcctGAAACTCATTTGGTAAATATCCTAgtgattattttataaatatcatagTGATTTAGTTGTATATATCCTAGTGCTATAGTTGTATATATCCTAGTGATTAGTTGTATATATCCTAGCAAttatttgtctttgttaataTTCTCGGTGGTGTCTTCGCTCCCATCAAGAGCAGTTTTTAACAACTTACTGGGTAAGGACCACTATTACCTATTTTTtcttcactaaccactaacagctaacccactgtcctggacagacaaacCAGATAGCTTAggcatgtgcccaggacaacgtgcttgaacggtaattggatataagcacaaaagtaagttgaaatgaattaaatatCACAATAAATAATCTATTGATCATTTATAAATATCCTATTGATCGTTTATAAATGTCCTATTGATCATTTATAAATATCCTATTGATCGTTTATAAATGTCCTATTTATCGTTTATAAATATCCTATTGATCGTTTACAAATATCCTATTGATCGTTTATAAATATTCCTATtgatcatttataaatattctattgatcatttataaatgtcttaGTGATCGTTTAAAAATATCCTATGATCATTTGTAAATGTCCTAGTGATCGGTTATAAATGTCCTATTGATCATTTGTAAATGTCCTAGTGATCGTTTATAAATGTCCTATTGATCATTTGTAAATATTCTATTGATCGTTTATAAATGTCTTAGTGATCGTTTATAAATATCCTATTGTCTTTAGTGATCGTTTATAAATGTCCTATTGGTCATTTGTAATGTCCTAGTGATCGTTTATAAATGTCCTATTGATCATTGTAAATATTCTATTCATTTATATACCCCTAGTAATAATTCGTATATATGTACGCCATCATTTGTAAATAGCACAGTTCTCATTTATATACCCCTAGTAATAATTCGTATATATGTATGCTATCATTTGTAAatatgtgagtgagtgagtaaatatccgaaaagaaagaaataatggtAACGACATCACATCACATTTTAATCTACAGCTATTTCGTGTCTAATGTGCATATTTAATGTTtgctgtgatatatatatatatgatacaagGTGCAGTGTCCACGCGAATAACCTTTCATGTCACATTTTGAGTAAGGTGATACTTTTCAATGATAATGTTTACATAATATTCACGCCTAAGCAACTACTTTTAATGGCCTACTATAATTATAGGTTTTTGATTTagtgtgtcattgtgaccttCACATACACGGCCGATATAATACTAACTATCTGTCTGAACATTATAGTGTATTCCCATGGACTCTTCAAGTGGGATAAgtcaatgtttttttatatacctgTTGTACTCTCCGATCTTCTGTGATCTTTTTGTTAAACTTTGCCCTGTGGTTTTCGTGTTCCAGGTAAGATCGCCCAAACCAAAGAGTGTTATCGACGGCGATCGTGCCCCGGGGTGCAAGGATGTTTTTGTCAAGAAGAAACTAAAAGTAGAAAATATAACTGTCAGTTCAACATGTCAACAGTATTAGAAATGTTGACATACGCTGTGACGCAGACAGCTACCCCTACATACGCTAGGACGCAGACAGCTCTCTCTACACATGCTGGGACGCAGACAGCTACCCTTACTTATGCTTGGACGCAGACAGCTACCCCTACATACGCTGGGACGCAGACAGATACCCCTACACACGCTGGGACGCAGACAGCTCTCCCTACACACGCTGGGACGCAGACAGTTGCCCCTACACACGCTGGGACGCAGACAGCCACTCCTACACACGCTGGGATGCAGACAGCTATCCCTACACAGGTTGGGACGCAGACAGCTACCCCTGCATAGGCTGAGACGCAGACAGCTATCCCTACATAGGTTAGGATGCAGACAGCTATCCCTGCATAGGCTGGGACGCAGACAGATACCCCTACACATGCTGGGACGCAGGCAGCTCTCCCTACACACGCTGGGACGCAGACAGTTGCCCCTACACACGCTGGGACGCAGACAGCCACGCCTACACACGATGGGATGCAGACAGCTACCTCTACTTAGGCTGGCACGCATAGAGCTACCCCTACATATGCTGGGACACAGACAGCTATCCCTACACAGGTTGGGACGCAGACAACTACCCCTGCATAGGCTGAGACGCAGACAGCTATCCCTACATAGGTTAGGATGCAGACAGCTATCCCTGCATAGGCTGGGACGCAGACAGCTACCCTTGCTCAGCTGAGACGCAAACAGCTACCCGTGCATACGCTGGGCGCAGACAGCTACCCAAACATACGCTGGGATGCAAACAGATACCTATACATAGGCTGGGACACAGACAGCTACCCCATCATAGGCTGGGATGCAGACAGCTACCCCTACACACGCTGATCAGTAAAGTACACGACTCACATCACCACTGCATCCACCTACATATAACGAATAGTATGAATAAAAAAGTTGCCTACTGTTTTCCAGGACACATGGGTTTTGTTACCATGGACACACGCTCCTCCTTCAGTAGATGCACAAAGATGCATTgtcaaatattacacattttgcttttctatcattttaaatataaactgGGCAGagtgaggtgggggggggggggggggggggggattaccCAACTCAAGTGGACCCTGACTCCGTGTATTAACCTCAGCTGgtgaattattttgttttcctatCACTCcacttacatcaaaatattccCCATACTTCTCCGCGCCAGCATCCAGGAACACGAAGTCGATCTGTACGCCATCTTTAGCCAGTGCCTTCAGAGTATCTCCTACATCTCCTGTGGAAAACAATGTGTAGAGACAGTACATATTAATAGCATGGTCCTAATATCCCTTTACaccgttttaaaaatatgtgcatGGATACGATTTTTGTTTGCTGCCTATAGACAAATCACATAACATAAACTCCCACCTGATTCTCGTTTGTACAGAAGTACTTAGTTGAATATGGTAAtgcttttgttgttcagattagtAATGTCCTTGTCAACGATTATCTTCTCCGAAATATTCGACACTGGTGATTGCCGGTGGCCGTCTTTAAACATTTGTCAAAGGTATATAATTATTGGAAGATTACATTTGCCGGATTATATTTGCCAGAACAAAGTCAAGAAACGCACATGATGCGATAATCCGTGatgcaaagtttgttttgtttaacggccccactagagcacaatcattgattaattatcggttactggatgttaagcattttgtaattttgacatatatagtcttagagaggaaaagaaagaaagaaagaaatgttttatttaacgacgcactcaacacattttatttacggttatatggcgtcagacatatggttaaggaccacacagattttgagaggaaacccgctgtcgccactatatgagctactcttccgattagcagcaagggatcttttatttgcgcttcccacaggcaggatagcacaaaccatggcctttgttgaaccagttatggatcactggtcggtgcaagtggtttacacctacccactgagccttgcggagcactccctcagggtttggagtcggtatctggattaaaaatcccatgcctcgactgggatccgaacccagtacctaccagtctgtagaccgatggcctaccacgacgccatcgaggccggtcttagagaggaaagctgctacattttcccattagttgcAAATGATCTATTAtgttcaccatcccacagatatgtTAAAAcgtaccaaggcctttgatataccagtcgtggtgcactggctggagcaagaaataactcaatggacccatcgactgggatcgatcctagaccgagtGCCCACCAGGTCCAACTCTGTAAAAGTAGTTTACCTAGTCGAATTTCTATCTTCTTCCCGTGAGGTGACGAATCAAACACCTTCCGGTTGAGGTCAGCGAGATATTGTTCCCGGTCACACGTGAACACTTTACCGTCGGCAGGAAGCGCTTCCGCCATCGACAGGGCGCTGTATCCGGTAAACATTCCAATATCGAGAACATACTTTGCTTGTTGCATGCTTACCAGGAACTTCAAAAACAAACCTGtttgaagaaataaaaattcTTAGAAAAAATAACAGAAACTACTTGACGAATTAGCATTATATAGATTTGTTTgggattgttgttgtttctttatttcaatAACGTGTTCTCAACAAATAACGAACTACAAATGTCCAGTAAAAAGAGTTATAAGAACAAACATGACACCCTGATTAAATACAAGCGCCCACACCAATTAGTCACAATATTTGGgaacataaaataaaagtaaagtttgtacAGTCTCAGACTGCCATATTGTCACACCCCAATCATCGCCAGGTTCGTAACTATTATCGCCATCATCAGAAGTAGTAGTACAGATAGACTGCCATATTGTCACATCATCATCGCCAGGTTCGTAACTAGTATCGCCATCATCAGAAGTGGTAGTACAGATAGATTGCCATATTGTCACATCATCATCGCCAGGTTCGTAACTAGTATCGCCATCATCAGAAGTAGTAGTACAGATAGACTGCCATATTGTCACATCATCATCGTCAGGTTTGTAACTATTATCGCCATCATCAGAAGTAGTAGTACAGATAGACTGCCATATTGTCACATCGTCATCGCCAGGTTCGTAACTATTATCGCCATCATCAGAAGTAGTAGTACAGATAGACTGCCATATTGTCACATCGTCATCGCCAGGTTCGTAACTATTATCGCCATCATCAGAAGTAGTAGTACAGATAGACTGCCATATTGTCACACCATCATCGCCAGGTTCGTAACTATTATCGCCATCATCAGAAGTAGTAGTACAGATAGACTGCCATATTGTCACACCATCATCGCCAGGTTTGTAACTATCGTCGCCATCATCAGAAGTGGTAGTACAGATAGATTGCCATATTGTCACACCATCATCGTCAGGTTTGTAACTATCGTCGCCATCATCAGAAGTAGTAGTACAGATAGACTGCCATATTGTCACATCATCATCGCCAGGTTCGTAACTATTATCGCCATCATCAGAAGTCGTAGTACAGATAGACTGCCATATTGTCACACCATCATCGCCAGGTTCGTAACTATTATCGCCATCATCAGAAGTAGTAGTACAGATAGACTGCCATATTGTCACACCATCATCGCCAGGTTTGTAACTATCGTCGCCATCATCAGAAGTGGTAGTACAGATAGATTGCCATATTGTCACACCATCATCGTCAGGTTTGTAACTATCGTCGCCATCATCAGAAGTAGTAGTACAGATAGACTGCCATATTGTCACATCATCATCGCCAGGTTCGTAACTATTATCGCCATCATCAGAAGTCGTAGTACAGATAGACTGCCATATTGTCACATCATCATCGCCAGGTTTGTAACTATTATCGCCATCATCAGAAGTGGTAGTACAGATAGACTGCCATATTGTCACACCATCATCGCCAGGTTCGTAACTATCGTCGCCATCATCAGAAGTGGTAGCAAAGGCTgttcaagtttattttgtttaacgacaccactagagcacattgatttctaaatcatcggctactggatattaaatattttgtaatttcgacatataggtttagagaggaaactcgctacatgtttttccattagtagaaaagggtcttttatatgcaccatcccgcagacaggatagcagataccatggcctttgatataccaattgtgatgcactggctggaacgagaaatagcacaataaGCCACTGTTACGTAATACTccctgctactactactactactactactactggtattgctactattactgctactattactactgcgactactactactactctactactactctactactactcctactactactctactactactactactactacaaatgtAAAGAACACAAgaattgaataggaattaaaacGTAaagtctaaacaattgaacaggactatagtagAAGTGTTCTAGTATTACAATAATCAGTGAATAAGTACTAAAAACAGCATTTCATGCTGTACACACTGATACCTTCAACGTGACCTGTCAACATGTCAGAAGGCAATGGACATGTAGTTTTCCCGCTTTTATGTAACTCAGCCCAGTCGGTAGTTTCCGTGAACTCGCTGATTTCCGCCAGTACTTTCCCGGGTTTTGAACACACATTCTCGACGTAATTCTCACGTGCATCAATGAGTTTTATCACGTGATCAATTCCATATTTGACCTCTTGGGGCCAGTCTTTGTAATTTCCGTGGTTTTTCAAAGCAACCAAACGTCGATAGTATGGTTGGAAGTTGTTGTTCTTCGGCTCTTCTGGTGGAAATGTAATCTCGGACATTCtagaaaagagagagatagagagacagaaagtaaaaacaaacaataacacctGAAACAGGCAAATACTAAAGTGATAgaccctagcttttaaacactgcgatatatttgttttctgttccCGTCCCAGGTGCAAGTATTCGGGGTAGACAAAATGGGAGCATACTAAAAGTTTACATTCTTTCTCATTCATCTTGAATTTTAGAAACCTATTCTATCAGTGTATCGTTAAGAACACGGCTTTCACACAAGGTTAAAAAACACTTTGGTTAATTATTCATCGTTTACAGGATGTCAAACAGCCCAGTCGGTTGTTtccgtcaaacatttggtaattatgactcgtagtctgTTAgtgatcagaggaaacccgctacatttgtgttattagcaacaagggatcttttttccccacagacagttgtggtggactggttggaaaaaacaccaccaccattgACCTGCATCTCACTCCGACATCCTCGCAAACTTATGATGTAGATCCGCCctttatttaatgatttacgGTAAGTGATCATGTGCTCGATGACTGGACTGGACTGAACGTGATCTTTCGGTGATATATCTCGACATGCTCCTggctttgaaaatatttatgttaaaagaaatatatcGTTAAACCAGTGtttaaatgtgtacataaccatattaaaaagtaaatatgtcTTACCTGTTTTTCTAAATTCTAGTTCATATACTGCTTTGAACGGAAGCTTATCCAGCGGTGTATAGTGTTCTCGACACCGTAccggttgcactataccaattaatttccggctgggttgaagttcgaggtgtaccgaacttttgatagagaagttaacaccacaagtcctgtgattggttataaatgtgagtgtgttggttgtaaaaaaaattagttttatctgggctaaaaatgtatgcaattttatttgatgtagtaccaccgtgtcaagtagccttgtgcttggaacatgtatggggtacctgtaaaaaaaagtactcaaattttgtgcgaaactaggggtgttgcagaaacatctggttataccgaaaatgagccatgaaaggtaccattttctgcagttaatactttgaggtaggggttgtagtactgatatttatgggtcacagtttggttgatatattgcatatagtggtTTTCAACACaaatgttaacatggtcgcctatgggatttgaattggtatagtccaacctaccGAGTGTATCACTCTATGGAGTTATCTACCTTGTTTTACTCTATTTAAGTATTGGATTATATTAGTGGGAGTAATGAATGAGCGAATGTATTAGTCCATCATGCATCGCACATCggctatgagagagagagagagagagagagagagagagagagagagagagagagagagagagagagagagagagagagagagagagagagagagagagagagagagagagagagagagagagagagagagagagagagagagagagaaagtacATTGATTAACTAGAAATGTTCAGAAAATAGTTTCCATATACAGAACGTGTTTcttgtcctaatatttgtaaccgacctcggtggtgtaatggttaagccgtcggacttaaggctggtaggaactAGGTTCgtaacccggtaccggctcccaccaacagaggaaggaaatgtttatttaacgacgcactcaatgggccacacagatatgagatatgagataggaaacccgctgttgccacttcatatgATACTCTCTTGGTTCCCACCCAGATCGTGTTTATTCATCGGGTAGGTGTATGACCAGTGCAccaatttctctctcactaacctctaatataaatgaatgaatgaatgaatgaatgtttaacgacacaccagcacgaaaaatacattggctattgggaaCCTCTAATATAAGAACTGATGATCataaacccactgtcctggagagatagctgaggtgtgtgcctaagacaacgtgcttgaacattaagcagaaaaataactacaaatgaatgaatactaTTTGTAATAACCCAAAGTGTATTTTATCTCACAATAATTTCCCAAGGACAAagaatatttaaagttaaagtttaaaatttgttttgtttaagcacattgatttgtttctcgttttagccagtgcaccacgactggtatatcaaatgccgtggtatgtggtatggtgcatataacacatcccttgctattaatggaaaaatgtagcacttgttttttttccccactaaaactatatgtcaaaattactaaatgtataccatctaatagccgatgattgataaatcaatgtgctctagagatgtcgttaaacaaaacaaaactttggtGCCCtgtctagaacgagaaataggccaatgggatCACCGTAGGGGATTGATCTTAAACCGACCGTGCGTCAAGCAGGcgcagtggtacagcgttcgcctgatgcgcgatcgatctagaatTGATTTCCGTCggtgcgcccattgggctatttctcgttccagtcagtgctccacaactggtgtaataaaggccgttgtatgtacaatactgtctgtgggatagtgcttataaaagatcccttgctgctaatcgaaaacagtagcccatgaagtagcgacatttcattcatttcaacttatttcgtgcttatatccaattacggttcaagcacgctgttctgggcacacacctcagctatctgagctgtctgtccaggatagtgggttagttgttagttggttagttagtgagagagaagagggtgtagtggacttacacctacccattgagcccttaactCACTCTgcgttggagccggtaccgggctacgaaccctgtacctagcagcctgtagtccgatggcttacccactgcgccaccgaggccggttgtagcGAAAGCGAGTTTCATCTCTCTATAGTTGtccggcgccatataaccgtaaataaaatgtgttgagtgcgtcgttaaacaaaacatttccttccttaccactgggctatgtccttcTCAAAACACTTTAACGTGAGGCACCAGTTTTTCAGAGTATGTACGGTATTTTAAGTAGCGAAACGTCGGCCTCGCGTGTCTCATGGTCTGCTATGAATATG
This window contains:
- the LOC121384055 gene encoding O-methyltransferase MdmC-like — its product is MSEITFPPEEPKNNNFQPYYRRLVALKNHGNYKDWPQEVKYGIDHVIKLIDARENYVENVCSKPGKVLAEISEFTETTDWAELHKSGKTTCPLPSDMLTGHVEGLFLKFLVSMQQAKYVLDIGMFTGYSALSMAEALPADGKVFTCDREQYLADLNRKVFDSSPHGKKIEIRLGDVGDTLKALAKDGVQIDFVFLDAGAEKYGEYFDFLLDKNILAPRGTIAVDNTLWFGRSYLEHENHRAKFNKKITEDRRVQQVLLPVRDGIIADSEELVI